Proteins found in one Sardina pilchardus chromosome 3, fSarPil1.1, whole genome shotgun sequence genomic segment:
- the alg13 gene encoding putative bifunctional UDP-N-acetylglucosamine transferase and deubiquitinase ALG13 isoform X2 translates to MKNTLKKYFANMDEYFARNGLYRKMVARDGSCLFRAVSEQLYYTQFYHQKVRTDCVNFMRSNRSIFETYVEGSFEKYLERLEDPMETAGQVEIKALSLLHRRCFVIYRYPGGPPTEITQDDFVDKILLCYSNTKHYDIVYPKTYVPSARICQTLLYDMLYTQVLGVDQKDLQTATEMWHTRRHRNSHSMCSDEGGYDTPDERREDWDLDGNYHIEDESRLELDESKGTEEPATFTLTYQVVKSLDPNVYRNVEFDVWHFTRRELRKTDFIVIAGRQYFLGDKCQVRLDPKGRYYNAFIQEVGTKTSVVTVFIEELGERIQVALANLKPVNPVPACQVTPISQGGSADQYSTDQDFEVRGRRRFYRKPRAIAMPIPCSRAQPGMGPRFQPVPGNIPPGRPTGFHGPPMPPRGMECDHYRPHPNPRAHRGAGSPRVRRHMQTIAKECQFSLVPSGAEEMQDMGGPVTFYDLDKGSQNAFPPLQGQAVGRPMVAAAASYWVPRGCSPSPAPRDQAVTSSEEDNDERSTTGEQGEYSGDYVYTAEDAGYENPSVYTAAESTANLTIQEGSSCTGSTQEGAATYSYSQQVVVKSAVIASSQPVTHPTADIFTANSSSTSSSRSSDTPPDSQPSYIAHHGQAPAARPGIFMSYPWHVNEMAEAVGMVAPPPYSCDPNGNDLPEDYKVIQYYFNLGVQCYQSYLHSMVHSHQAYQHQGTEGQCQSYPSNALDHTVPESYSEPGGVGLSAQTEAPNHGPPLSLEQPPAAPPGTVFYPLVQEPRNPSFLPHLYEPYMPPLPPPPPPATYHYVATWIPGAPGQPWVHAHPIDYSTAHPPHHARPPHNAHLVHHLPPSV, encoded by the exons ATGAAGAACACCCTGAAGAAATATTTTGCAAACATGGACGAATATTTCGCCAGAAATGGTCTTTACAGAAAAATGGTGGCTCGAGATGGGTCTTGTCTATTTCGAGCCGTTTCTGAACAG CTGTACTACACTCAGTTCTATCACCAGAAAGTAAGAACAGACTGTGTTAATTTCATGAGAAGCAACAGGAGCATCTTTGAGACG TATGTCGAAGGGTCTTTCGAGAAATATCTTGAACGTTTGGAGGACCCAATG GAAACCGCCGGTCAAGTGGAGATCAAGGCCTTGTCCCTACTTCATAG GCGGTGCTTTGTGATCTACAGGTATCCTGGTGGTCCTCCAACAGAGATCACACAGGATGACTTTGTGGACAAG ATTTTGCTATGTTACTCCAACACCAAGCACTATGACATTGTCTACCCGAAGACCTATGTCCCTTCAGCACGAATATGTCAAA CACTACTGTACGACATGCTGTACACCCAGGTGCTGGGCGTGGACCAGAAGGACCTGCAGACGGCCACAGAGATGTGGCACACGCGGCGCCACAGGAACAGCCACTCCATGTGCAGCGACGAAGGGGGCTATGATACCCCTGACGAGAGGAG AGAGGATTGGGACCTGGATGGCAATTATCATATTGAAGATGAGTCAAGGCTGGAACTAGATGAATCAAAG GGTACAGAGGAACCAGCTACATTCACTTTAACCTACCAGGTGGTCAAATCTCTGGATCCCAATGTGTATCGCAATGTCGAGTTTGATGTCTGGCACTTCACACGCAGAG AGCTAAGGAAGACTGATTTCATAGTTATCGCAGGTAGACAGTACTTCTTGGGAGACAAATGTCAG gTGCGCCTCGATCCCAAGGGGAGGTACTACAACGCCTTCATCCAGGAAGTGGGCACCAAGACCAGTGTAGTCACGGTGTTCATTGAGGAACTTGGAGAGAG GATCCAGGTGGCCTTGGCTAACTTGAAGCCAGTGAATCCTGTTCCTGCATGTCAGGTCACGCCCATCAGCCAAGGAGGCTCCGCTGATCAGTACTCCACAGATCAGG ATTTTGAGGTGCGAGGGAGGCGGCGGTTCTATCGCAAGCCCCGTGCCATTGCGATGCCCATCCCCTGTTCCCGCGCACAGCCTGGCATGGGCCCCCGCTTCCAGCCTGTCCCCGGGAACATACCCCCCGGCCGGCCTACCGGCTTCCACGGACCCCCGATGCCCCCTAGAGGCATGGAGTGTGATCACTAccgcccccaccccaaccccaggGCCCACCGCGGAGCAGGCTCACCCAG AGTCCGGCGCCACATGCAAACTATTGCCAAGGAGTGCCAGTTCAGCTTAGTGCCCAGCGGAGCCGAGGAGATGCAGGACATGGGGGGTCCCGTCACCTTCTATGACCTTGACAAAGGCAGCCAGAATGCCTTTCCCCCATTGCAG GGCCAGGCGGTTGGGCGGCCGATGGTGGCGGCGGCCGCGTCCTACTGGGTTCCGAGAGGGTGCAGCCCCTCCCCCGCACCCAGGGACCAGGCTGTCACCTCCTCTGAGGAGGACAACGATGAGAGGAGCACTACAGGGGAGCAGG GAGAATATTCAGGGGACTATGTTTACACTGCAGAAG ATGCTGGATATGAGAACCCGTCAGTGTACACTGCAGCAGAGTCGACAGCTAACTTG ACTATCCAGGAAGGCAGCTCCTGCACTGGCTCAACACAAGAGGGCGCTGCTACATACAGCTACTCTCAGCAG GTGGTGGTGAAATCTGCTGTGATCGCGTCCTCTCAGCCAGTCACACATCCCACAGCGGACATCTTCACGGCCAACTCCTcgtccacttcctcctccaggAGCTCGGACACGCCGCCGGACTCCCAGCCCTCCTACATCGCCCACCATGGGCAGGCCCCAGCTGCTAGGccag GTATATTCATGTCTTACCCTTGGCATGTTAACGAGATGGCCGAGGCAGTAGGAATGGTCGCTCCGCCTCCCTACTCCTGTGACCCCAATGGGAACGACCTTCCCGAAG ACTACAAAGTTATTCAGTACTATTTCAACCTTGGAGTGCAG TGCTACCAGTCGTACCTGCACTCCATGGTGCACTCACACCAGGCCTACCAGCACCAGGGCACAGAGGGGCAGTGCCAGTCCTACCCCAGCAACGCCCTCGACCACACGGTGCCCGAGTCCTACTCGGAGCCCGGCGGCGTGGGGCTCAGCGCACAGACGGAGGCGCCCAATCACG GCCCCCCCTTGAGCTTGGAGCAGCCCCCTGCGGCCCCCCCCGGCACCGTCTTCTACCCCCTGGTGCAGGAGCCCCGGAACCCGTCCTTCCTCCCCCACCTGTACGAGCCCTAcatgccgccgctgccgccgccgccccccccTGCCACCTACCACTACGTGGCCACCTGGATCCCCGGGGCCCCGGGACAGCCCTGGGTGCACGCCCACCCCATAGACTACAGCACTGCGCACCCCCCGCACCACGCACGCCCCCCACACAACGCCCACCTCGTGCACCACCTGCCCCCCAGTGTGTAG
- the alg13 gene encoding putative bifunctional UDP-N-acetylglucosamine transferase and deubiquitinase ALG13 isoform X1: MKNTLKKYFANMDEYFARNGLYRKMVARDGSCLFRAVSEQLYYTQFYHQKVRTDCVNFMRSNRSIFETYVEGSFEKYLERLEDPMETAGQVEIKALSLLHRRCFVIYRYPGGPPTEITQDDFVDKILLCYSNTKHYDIVYPKTYVPSARICQTLLYDMLYTQVLGVDQKDLQTATEMWHTRRHRNSHSMCSDEGGYDTPDERREDWDLDGNYHIEDESRLELDESKGTEEPATFTLTYQVVKSLDPNVYRNVEFDVWHFTRRELRKTDFIVIAGRQYFLGDKCQVRLDPKGRYYNAFIQEVGTKTSVVTVFIEELGERIQVALANLKPVNPVPACQVTPISQGGSADQYSTDQDFEVRGRRRFYRKPRAIAMPIPCSRAQPGMGPRFQPVPGNIPPGRPTGFHGPPMPPRGMECDHYRPHPNPRAHRGAGSPRRSSRFVNRHHLIGPEVSFYHNAGKRCYQSFENYSFRPRVRRHMQTIAKECQFSLVPSGAEEMQDMGGPVTFYDLDKGSQNAFPPLQGQAVGRPMVAAAASYWVPRGCSPSPAPRDQAVTSSEEDNDERSTTGEQGEYSGDYVYTAEDAGYENPSVYTAAESTANLTIQEGSSCTGSTQEGAATYSYSQQVVVKSAVIASSQPVTHPTADIFTANSSSTSSSRSSDTPPDSQPSYIAHHGQAPAARPGIFMSYPWHVNEMAEAVGMVAPPPYSCDPNGNDLPEDYKVIQYYFNLGVQCYQSYLHSMVHSHQAYQHQGTEGQCQSYPSNALDHTVPESYSEPGGVGLSAQTEAPNHGPPLSLEQPPAAPPGTVFYPLVQEPRNPSFLPHLYEPYMPPLPPPPPPATYHYVATWIPGAPGQPWVHAHPIDYSTAHPPHHARPPHNAHLVHHLPPSV, from the exons ATGAAGAACACCCTGAAGAAATATTTTGCAAACATGGACGAATATTTCGCCAGAAATGGTCTTTACAGAAAAATGGTGGCTCGAGATGGGTCTTGTCTATTTCGAGCCGTTTCTGAACAG CTGTACTACACTCAGTTCTATCACCAGAAAGTAAGAACAGACTGTGTTAATTTCATGAGAAGCAACAGGAGCATCTTTGAGACG TATGTCGAAGGGTCTTTCGAGAAATATCTTGAACGTTTGGAGGACCCAATG GAAACCGCCGGTCAAGTGGAGATCAAGGCCTTGTCCCTACTTCATAG GCGGTGCTTTGTGATCTACAGGTATCCTGGTGGTCCTCCAACAGAGATCACACAGGATGACTTTGTGGACAAG ATTTTGCTATGTTACTCCAACACCAAGCACTATGACATTGTCTACCCGAAGACCTATGTCCCTTCAGCACGAATATGTCAAA CACTACTGTACGACATGCTGTACACCCAGGTGCTGGGCGTGGACCAGAAGGACCTGCAGACGGCCACAGAGATGTGGCACACGCGGCGCCACAGGAACAGCCACTCCATGTGCAGCGACGAAGGGGGCTATGATACCCCTGACGAGAGGAG AGAGGATTGGGACCTGGATGGCAATTATCATATTGAAGATGAGTCAAGGCTGGAACTAGATGAATCAAAG GGTACAGAGGAACCAGCTACATTCACTTTAACCTACCAGGTGGTCAAATCTCTGGATCCCAATGTGTATCGCAATGTCGAGTTTGATGTCTGGCACTTCACACGCAGAG AGCTAAGGAAGACTGATTTCATAGTTATCGCAGGTAGACAGTACTTCTTGGGAGACAAATGTCAG gTGCGCCTCGATCCCAAGGGGAGGTACTACAACGCCTTCATCCAGGAAGTGGGCACCAAGACCAGTGTAGTCACGGTGTTCATTGAGGAACTTGGAGAGAG GATCCAGGTGGCCTTGGCTAACTTGAAGCCAGTGAATCCTGTTCCTGCATGTCAGGTCACGCCCATCAGCCAAGGAGGCTCCGCTGATCAGTACTCCACAGATCAGG ATTTTGAGGTGCGAGGGAGGCGGCGGTTCTATCGCAAGCCCCGTGCCATTGCGATGCCCATCCCCTGTTCCCGCGCACAGCCTGGCATGGGCCCCCGCTTCCAGCCTGTCCCCGGGAACATACCCCCCGGCCGGCCTACCGGCTTCCACGGACCCCCGATGCCCCCTAGAGGCATGGAGTGTGATCACTAccgcccccaccccaaccccaggGCCCACCGCGGAGCAGGCTCACCCAG ACGCTCCTCCCGCTTTGTGAATCGCCATCACCTCATTGGGCCAGAGGTGTCCTTTTATCACAATGCTGGCAAGCGCTGTTACCAGAGCTTTGAAAACTACTCCTTCAGACCTCG AGTCCGGCGCCACATGCAAACTATTGCCAAGGAGTGCCAGTTCAGCTTAGTGCCCAGCGGAGCCGAGGAGATGCAGGACATGGGGGGTCCCGTCACCTTCTATGACCTTGACAAAGGCAGCCAGAATGCCTTTCCCCCATTGCAG GGCCAGGCGGTTGGGCGGCCGATGGTGGCGGCGGCCGCGTCCTACTGGGTTCCGAGAGGGTGCAGCCCCTCCCCCGCACCCAGGGACCAGGCTGTCACCTCCTCTGAGGAGGACAACGATGAGAGGAGCACTACAGGGGAGCAGG GAGAATATTCAGGGGACTATGTTTACACTGCAGAAG ATGCTGGATATGAGAACCCGTCAGTGTACACTGCAGCAGAGTCGACAGCTAACTTG ACTATCCAGGAAGGCAGCTCCTGCACTGGCTCAACACAAGAGGGCGCTGCTACATACAGCTACTCTCAGCAG GTGGTGGTGAAATCTGCTGTGATCGCGTCCTCTCAGCCAGTCACACATCCCACAGCGGACATCTTCACGGCCAACTCCTcgtccacttcctcctccaggAGCTCGGACACGCCGCCGGACTCCCAGCCCTCCTACATCGCCCACCATGGGCAGGCCCCAGCTGCTAGGccag GTATATTCATGTCTTACCCTTGGCATGTTAACGAGATGGCCGAGGCAGTAGGAATGGTCGCTCCGCCTCCCTACTCCTGTGACCCCAATGGGAACGACCTTCCCGAAG ACTACAAAGTTATTCAGTACTATTTCAACCTTGGAGTGCAG TGCTACCAGTCGTACCTGCACTCCATGGTGCACTCACACCAGGCCTACCAGCACCAGGGCACAGAGGGGCAGTGCCAGTCCTACCCCAGCAACGCCCTCGACCACACGGTGCCCGAGTCCTACTCGGAGCCCGGCGGCGTGGGGCTCAGCGCACAGACGGAGGCGCCCAATCACG GCCCCCCCTTGAGCTTGGAGCAGCCCCCTGCGGCCCCCCCCGGCACCGTCTTCTACCCCCTGGTGCAGGAGCCCCGGAACCCGTCCTTCCTCCCCCACCTGTACGAGCCCTAcatgccgccgctgccgccgccgccccccccTGCCACCTACCACTACGTGGCCACCTGGATCCCCGGGGCCCCGGGACAGCCCTGGGTGCACGCCCACCCCATAGACTACAGCACTGCGCACCCCCCGCACCACGCACGCCCCCCACACAACGCCCACCTCGTGCACCACCTGCCCCCCAGTGTGTAG